One segment of Paraburkholderia sp. PGU19 DNA contains the following:
- a CDS encoding GNAT family N-acetyltransferase, whose amino-acid sequence MSSTSHRSTTANLDRPIWTALTTSQAHLGLGDALARRYHPDVAPFAALVSDTPAAYESLHQLLQPNEQVALLSLAPLAGIETLQVEHVGTLHQMVAARDEAGTVDDLDVIRLGHVDAKEMLDLAQKTKPGPFGTRTHEMGHYIGVRDHGRLVAMAGERMCLDGYVEISAVCVDDDWRGKGLAGRLINILRKEIAQRGETPFLHVFSHNTTAIRLYEKLGFELRREFVLNRIGHADASVNPARHA is encoded by the coding sequence ATGAGCAGCACGTCGCATCGTTCGACAACAGCCAATCTCGACCGCCCGATCTGGACGGCGCTCACGACGAGCCAGGCGCATCTCGGACTCGGCGATGCGCTCGCGCGCCGCTATCACCCCGACGTGGCGCCGTTCGCGGCGTTGGTGTCGGACACGCCCGCCGCTTATGAATCGCTGCATCAGCTTCTGCAACCCAACGAACAGGTTGCGTTGCTGTCGCTGGCGCCTCTCGCTGGCATCGAAACGCTTCAGGTCGAGCATGTCGGTACGCTCCATCAGATGGTTGCTGCGCGCGACGAAGCAGGGACCGTGGACGATCTGGACGTGATCCGTCTGGGCCACGTCGACGCGAAAGAGATGCTCGACCTCGCGCAAAAAACCAAGCCGGGCCCGTTCGGCACGCGCACTCACGAAATGGGCCACTATATCGGCGTTCGCGATCACGGCCGGCTGGTTGCGATGGCGGGCGAACGGATGTGCCTCGACGGATATGTCGAAATCAGCGCCGTCTGCGTCGATGACGACTGGCGCGGCAAAGGTCTCGCAGGGCGGCTAATCAATATCTTGCGCAAAGAAATCGCGCAGCGCGGCGAGACCCCTTTTCTGCACGTGTTCAGTCACAACACGACGGCGATCCGCCTGTATGAAAAACTCGGCTTCGAGTTGCGCCGCGAGTTCGTTCTCAACCGGATCGGCCATGCCGATGCAAGCGTGAATCCCGCTCGTCACGCCTGA
- a CDS encoding IS607 family transposase, translating into MERRLVKIGEAAAMLGVAISTLRKWEETGELVPARKTAGGTRYYAVSDLLGLGNEDAPTVCYARVSSHDQKADLDRQHAMLESYCAAKGWRCEVIKDLGSGMNYHKKGLNRLLEMILRKQMKRLVITHKDRLLRFGSELVFAMCAAQNIEIVIIHKGDQPSFEEELARDVLEIITVFSARLYGSRSKKNKQLLDALVQAAR; encoded by the coding sequence ATGGAAAGGAGACTTGTAAAGATTGGTGAAGCGGCGGCGATGTTGGGCGTCGCAATCTCCACCCTGCGGAAGTGGGAGGAGACTGGCGAACTGGTGCCCGCTCGCAAGACGGCGGGCGGCACACGCTATTACGCTGTCTCCGATCTGTTGGGTCTCGGCAATGAGGATGCACCGACGGTCTGCTACGCGCGAGTCTCGTCGCACGACCAGAAAGCGGATCTCGATCGCCAGCATGCGATGCTGGAGAGCTATTGCGCCGCGAAGGGGTGGCGCTGCGAGGTCATCAAGGATCTCGGTAGCGGCATGAACTATCACAAGAAGGGCCTCAACCGCCTGCTCGAAATGATTCTGCGCAAGCAGATGAAGCGCCTCGTCATCACGCACAAGGATCGGCTCCTGCGCTTCGGCTCCGAATTGGTGTTCGCGATGTGCGCGGCGCAGAACATCGAAATCGTCATCATCCACAAGGGCGATCAGCCCTCGTTCGAGGAAGAACTCGCCAGGGACGTGCTGGAAATCATCACCGTCTTTTCGGCGCGCCTGTACGGCTCGCGCAGCAAGAAGAACAAGCAACTGCTCGACGCGCTCGTGCAAGCCGCCAGATGA
- a CDS encoding RNA-guided endonuclease TnpB family protein: MIRVHRIRLDPTATQGVYFARACGVSRFAYNWALAEWKRQYEAGGKPDEAALRKQLNAIKAAEFPWMAEVTKCAPQTAIKNVGLAFEHFFRRVKLGQKPGYPRFKRKGIRDSFRADNGPADATSHAVEVTGKAVKLPRCGVVRMREALRFAGRVKSATVSRMADGWYVALAVETEDRLTAKQDRGAVGVDLGVTTLATFSDGTTEPALKPHRAGHKRIVRLSQSLARKKKGSANRAKAKAKLARLHLRIANVRKDALHKLTTTLATNYPTIGIEDLNVSGMLRNGSLARSIADAGFSEFRRQLEYKAVMTGAQVIVIDRFYPSSKTCSGCGTIHEIMLRDRVLSCGCGLKMNRDLNAAINIRRQALALQSAERKALAGASASVKPVSVKQKKRDVHRNVQTA; this comes from the coding sequence ATGATCCGCGTCCACAGAATCCGCCTCGACCCGACCGCCACGCAAGGCGTGTATTTCGCACGCGCCTGTGGCGTGTCCCGGTTCGCCTATAACTGGGCGTTGGCGGAATGGAAGCGGCAGTATGAGGCCGGCGGCAAGCCGGATGAGGCGGCGCTCCGCAAACAACTGAACGCGATCAAGGCGGCCGAATTCCCCTGGATGGCTGAGGTGACGAAATGCGCACCTCAGACCGCGATCAAGAACGTCGGACTCGCGTTCGAGCACTTTTTCAGGCGCGTGAAGCTCGGCCAGAAGCCCGGCTACCCGCGCTTCAAGCGTAAGGGCATCCGCGACTCGTTCCGTGCCGACAACGGGCCGGCGGATGCGACGAGCCACGCAGTCGAGGTGACCGGCAAGGCGGTCAAGCTGCCGCGCTGTGGCGTCGTTCGCATGCGCGAGGCGTTGCGCTTCGCGGGCCGTGTCAAGTCGGCGACGGTGAGCCGCATGGCCGATGGTTGGTATGTCGCGCTGGCCGTCGAGACGGAAGACCGCCTGACTGCGAAGCAGGACCGTGGCGCCGTCGGCGTCGATCTCGGCGTTACGACGCTCGCGACCTTCAGTGATGGCACGACCGAGCCTGCGTTGAAGCCGCACCGCGCCGGGCACAAGCGCATCGTGCGCCTGTCGCAATCGCTCGCGCGCAAAAAGAAGGGAAGTGCCAACCGGGCCAAAGCGAAAGCCAAGCTTGCCCGGCTGCACTTGCGTATCGCAAACGTCCGCAAGGATGCTTTGCACAAGCTGACGACGACGCTCGCGACGAACTACCCAACGATCGGCATTGAGGATTTGAACGTGTCGGGAATGCTGCGCAATGGCTCTCTGGCGCGCTCGATCGCCGATGCCGGGTTCTCCGAATTCCGTCGTCAACTGGAATACAAGGCCGTCATGACCGGCGCACAAGTGATCGTGATCGACCGGTTTTATCCGAGCAGCAAGACGTGTTCCGGATGCGGGACGATTCACGAAATCATGCTGCGCGACCGCGTGCTGTCGTGCGGCTGCGGTTTAAAGATGAACCGCGACCTGAACGCGGCCATCAACATTCGGCGCCAAGCTCTGGCGTTGCAGTCTGCGGAGAGGAAGGCTCTGGCTGGCGCCTCGGCATCAGTGAAACCGGTCTCGGTGAAGCAGAAAAAGCGAGATGTGCACAGAAATGTGCAGACAGCTTAG
- a CDS encoding methyl-accepting chemotaxis protein codes for MKLKNLPVRTGFIAVLSLFGILVLVTALLGIYSLTKYNGLSERISTLNAETVDLKDVYINNLKARSALSRAFIALSTNLADKDAAVAAARTYYDLAKKSFAAFENITKETTAQQDAAKRVAETFTAHANAIDLLFTAIGSGDVAAYAATNEGPMTQTSAAFGKSADAFFKVAEDETTQLKDGKAHAKSVLIGVAIGLLVLSCALILLVYYTLEHTVVLPLKEAMNVLQHVARGDLTVQIRHESTNEIGQLFDSMKEMKRALVGIVHAVYGGTDTIATGVHQMASGNTDLSQRTEEQAAALQETASSMEQLTSTVRQNADNAKQATQLVMSTAMITEQGNRAAKEVVATMQGLSDLSGRIADITNVIEGIAFQTNILSLNAAVEAARAGDEGRGFAVVASEVRSLAQRSASAAKEIKERITDSLGRVEAGAQQVDKASQVMADILTSVNRVSDLMGEIAAASEEQSEGIEQVNRAITQMDQVTQQNAALVEQASAAALALEEQTVALKSTVSVFRVERALAAA; via the coding sequence ATGAAACTGAAGAATCTGCCCGTGCGGACGGGCTTTATCGCGGTTCTCTCGCTGTTTGGCATACTGGTTCTGGTCACTGCGTTGCTTGGGATCTATTCGCTCACGAAGTACAATGGCTTGTCGGAGCGGATCAGCACCCTCAACGCCGAAACGGTCGATCTCAAAGACGTCTACATCAATAACCTGAAGGCCCGTAGTGCGTTGAGCCGGGCTTTTATCGCGCTGTCCACGAACCTCGCTGACAAGGACGCCGCCGTCGCCGCGGCTCGCACTTATTACGATCTCGCGAAGAAGTCGTTTGCCGCATTCGAAAACATCACGAAGGAAACGACGGCGCAACAGGACGCGGCAAAACGGGTCGCGGAAACGTTCACTGCCCACGCCAACGCAATCGATCTGCTGTTCACGGCAATCGGTTCCGGCGATGTCGCCGCGTATGCTGCAACGAACGAAGGGCCAATGACGCAGACGAGCGCGGCATTCGGCAAGTCGGCGGATGCGTTCTTCAAAGTAGCCGAGGATGAAACGACGCAACTGAAGGATGGGAAAGCACACGCCAAATCGGTGCTGATAGGCGTCGCAATCGGCTTGCTCGTGTTGTCGTGCGCGTTGATTCTGCTCGTGTATTACACGCTCGAGCACACCGTCGTGCTGCCGCTCAAGGAAGCCATGAACGTCCTGCAGCACGTCGCGCGCGGCGACCTCACCGTGCAGATTCGTCACGAATCCACGAACGAAATCGGCCAGCTGTTCGACTCGATGAAGGAAATGAAGCGCGCCCTCGTCGGGATCGTGCATGCCGTGTACGGCGGCACGGACACCATCGCAACGGGCGTGCATCAGATGGCAAGCGGCAACACCGATCTGTCGCAGCGCACCGAAGAACAGGCGGCGGCGTTGCAGGAAACGGCGTCGTCGATGGAACAGTTGACGAGCACGGTGCGCCAGAACGCCGACAACGCGAAGCAGGCCACGCAACTCGTGATGAGCACGGCGATGATCACCGAGCAAGGCAACCGCGCCGCGAAGGAAGTGGTGGCGACGATGCAAGGGCTGTCCGATCTGTCGGGCCGGATCGCCGACATCACGAACGTGATCGAAGGCATCGCGTTTCAGACCAACATTCTTTCGCTGAACGCGGCAGTGGAAGCCGCCCGCGCCGGCGACGAAGGCCGTGGTTTTGCGGTGGTGGCGAGCGAAGTCCGCTCGCTCGCGCAGCGCAGCGCGAGCGCCGCGAAGGAGATCAAGGAGCGCATCACCGATTCGCTCGGCCGCGTCGAAGCGGGTGCGCAACAGGTCGACAAGGCCAGCCAGGTGATGGCCGACATCCTGACCTCAGTGAACCGCGTCAGCGATCTGATGGGCGAGATCGCGGCGGCATCGGAAGAACAATCGGAAGGCATCGAGCAGGTGAACCGCGCGATCACGCAAATGGATCAGGTCACGCAACAGAACGCCGCACTCGTCGAGCAGGCTTCGGCGGCTGCGCTCGCGCTCGAAGAACAGACGGTTGCATTGAAGAGCACGGTGTCGGTGTTCCGCGTCGAGCGCGCGTTGGCTGCCGCGTGA
- a CDS encoding TIGR00366 family protein: MKRDTSPNAAFQPAAPRGIVEGLVYVFERVMPDPFVLSICLTFVVAVLALLIAPTGNVPTLLDSWYTGTFGILAFALQMILILATGYAIAEAPIVQRGLRALATHAQTPARAALLVFPVVAIAAWLNWGLGLIVGALLSREIARRVHVDFAWLVAGSYSAWSICNSGLSSSIALSQASHGNALNLVEKATGHVVPLAETIFAPFVFIPTVLVVVVMTAIFIKMHPKSDNVVAFCDVGDTGDDASSADPHTRSSDGTATFASRLEQSMLGTLLLLVLGVGYLAMEWRENKFDLDINTTILIFLLIGLALQRTPIAYANAIRRAARQTGSMLLQYPVYGGIMGIMKGTGLASMIAKAFVTIATPATLPVWSYLSSLIITLLVPSAGGHWAVQGPFVLPAAISLHASVPRTAMGVAMAENVSNMLQPFWAVPIVAIAGIRIQRVMGYTAVTFAVSLVIYAAALWLVH; encoded by the coding sequence ATGAAGCGAGACACATCCCCTAACGCCGCCTTCCAGCCTGCCGCGCCGCGCGGCATCGTCGAAGGTCTTGTCTATGTTTTCGAGCGGGTCATGCCTGACCCGTTCGTGCTGTCCATCTGCCTGACGTTCGTCGTGGCCGTGCTGGCGCTGCTGATCGCGCCGACGGGCAACGTGCCGACGCTGCTCGACTCCTGGTACACGGGCACCTTCGGCATTCTGGCGTTCGCGCTGCAGATGATCCTGATTCTCGCGACGGGCTACGCCATCGCCGAGGCGCCCATCGTCCAGCGCGGCTTGCGGGCGCTGGCGACTCACGCGCAAACACCTGCGCGCGCCGCGCTGCTGGTGTTCCCTGTCGTCGCGATCGCCGCGTGGCTCAACTGGGGACTTGGCCTGATCGTCGGCGCGCTGCTGTCGCGCGAAATTGCACGGCGCGTCCATGTCGATTTCGCGTGGCTCGTCGCCGGCAGCTATTCGGCGTGGTCGATCTGCAATAGCGGGCTGTCCAGTTCGATCGCGCTGTCGCAGGCTTCGCATGGCAACGCGCTCAATCTCGTCGAGAAGGCGACCGGCCATGTCGTGCCGCTAGCCGAGACGATCTTCGCTCCATTCGTGTTCATTCCGACGGTGCTGGTGGTCGTCGTGATGACGGCGATCTTCATCAAGATGCATCCGAAATCGGACAACGTAGTCGCGTTTTGTGATGTGGGCGATACCGGCGACGACGCATCCAGCGCCGACCCGCACACGCGCAGCAGCGATGGCACTGCGACCTTTGCTTCGCGCCTCGAACAGTCGATGCTCGGCACGCTGCTTCTTCTCGTGCTCGGCGTCGGCTACCTCGCGATGGAATGGCGCGAGAACAAGTTCGATCTCGACATCAACACGACGATCCTGATCTTCCTGCTAATCGGCCTCGCGCTGCAGCGCACGCCGATCGCGTATGCGAACGCGATCCGGCGCGCCGCGCGGCAGACAGGTTCGATGCTGCTGCAATACCCGGTCTATGGCGGCATCATGGGCATCATGAAGGGCACGGGGCTCGCATCGATGATTGCCAAAGCCTTCGTGACGATTGCCACGCCCGCCACGCTGCCTGTCTGGAGCTATCTGAGCTCGCTGATCATCACGTTGCTGGTGCCGAGCGCGGGTGGACACTGGGCGGTGCAGGGTCCGTTCGTTCTGCCCGCGGCGATCAGCCTGCACGCATCGGTGCCGCGTACCGCGATGGGTGTGGCAATGGCCGAGAACGTATCGAACATGCTGCAGCCGTTCTGGGCCGTGCCGATCGTCGCGATTGCCGGCATCCGCATTCAGCGCGTGATGGGCTATACGGCCGTCACGTTCGCCGTGTCGCTCGTGATCTACGCGGCGGCACTCTGGTTGGTGCACTGA
- a CDS encoding NAD(P)H-dependent oxidoreductase translates to MKTLVIIAHPDIENSRGNKALRDAIAQEPDVTVRELYKLYPDFNIDAAREQQLIREHGHIVLQFPLYWYSSPPLLKKWLDDVINDTLFGSAPEKSLVLDGRTLQLAVTIGRIRERYFPETNDHVWADDVLRPYLKPELVEQHGTQIVDALLMPFEQSAHLAGMHYGKPLITYNVGPLSRRGSISEAELAARGGEYRQLVRNLGEVSQEVAV, encoded by the coding sequence ATGAAAACCCTCGTCATCATCGCCCATCCCGACATCGAGAACTCGCGTGGCAACAAGGCATTGCGCGATGCAATCGCGCAAGAGCCGGACGTCACGGTCCGCGAGTTGTACAAGCTCTATCCCGACTTCAACATCGACGCCGCGCGCGAGCAGCAGTTGATCCGCGAGCACGGTCATATCGTGCTGCAGTTTCCCTTGTACTGGTATAGCAGCCCGCCGCTGCTGAAGAAATGGCTGGACGATGTGATCAACGACACGCTGTTCGGCAGTGCGCCGGAGAAATCTCTGGTGCTCGATGGGCGCACGTTGCAACTGGCCGTCACTATCGGCCGTATCCGCGAACGTTATTTTCCGGAGACGAACGACCACGTGTGGGCCGACGACGTGCTGCGTCCGTATCTGAAGCCGGAACTCGTCGAGCAGCACGGCACGCAGATCGTCGACGCGCTGCTGATGCCGTTCGAGCAATCCGCGCATCTCGCGGGCATGCACTACGGCAAGCCGCTCATCACTTATAACGTGGGGCCGTTGAGCCGACGCGGATCGATCAGCGAAGCGGAGCTGGCGGCGCGTGGCGGCGAATATCGTCAGCTGGTCCGCAACCTCGGCGAAGTCTCGCAAGAGGTTGCGGTGTGA
- a CDS encoding LysR family transcriptional regulator, which yields MDRIDALRLLIDVAEIGSFSAVARQRTVATSSVTLAVNQLEQEVGATLITRTTRRLVFTHEGLALLESARRIIAEWDSTLASLKEDGPLAGPIRVTATNDFGRVQLRPLLDRFQALHPGIHMSLLLSDSTVDLIDEHIDLALRNGPLADSNLHARLLVRGERVVCASPDYWRLHGRPTLPGDLANHNCLILARPGAPLAAWRFRVAGKQINVKVSGDRQASDGGVLREWAVAGLGVIIKNRWDIRAELAEGTLETALDDCIAEQVDLYAVYPAATPHRRVTALIQFLSEELARP from the coding sequence ATGGACCGCATCGATGCGCTGCGCCTGCTGATCGATGTCGCCGAGATCGGCAGCTTTTCTGCCGTGGCGAGACAGCGAACCGTGGCGACGTCTTCCGTGACGCTGGCAGTGAATCAGTTGGAGCAGGAAGTCGGCGCCACGCTGATCACCCGCACGACACGGCGGCTCGTCTTCACGCACGAGGGCCTGGCGCTACTGGAGAGCGCGCGGCGCATCATCGCGGAATGGGATTCGACGCTCGCGAGCCTGAAGGAAGACGGGCCGCTCGCAGGTCCCATTCGCGTGACCGCAACCAACGACTTCGGCCGCGTTCAGTTACGGCCCCTGCTCGACCGCTTCCAGGCGCTTCATCCGGGCATTCACATGAGCTTGTTGCTGAGCGACAGCACCGTCGATCTGATCGACGAGCATATCGATCTGGCGCTGCGCAACGGCCCGCTCGCGGATTCGAATCTGCACGCGCGTCTGCTGGTGCGCGGCGAGCGCGTGGTGTGCGCATCGCCGGATTATTGGCGTCTTCATGGCAGGCCCACGTTGCCCGGCGATCTGGCGAATCACAATTGTCTGATTCTGGCGCGGCCCGGCGCGCCGCTCGCCGCGTGGCGCTTTCGCGTGGCGGGCAAGCAGATCAACGTGAAGGTCTCGGGCGACCGTCAGGCCAGCGACGGCGGCGTGCTGCGCGAGTGGGCGGTGGCGGGTCTGGGCGTGATCATCAAGAACCGCTGGGACATCCGCGCGGAGCTGGCCGAGGGAACGCTCGAAACGGCGCTGGACGATTGCATCGCGGAGCAGGTCGATCTGTACGCGGTCTATCCGGCCGCAACGCCTCACCGTCGCGTGACCGCACTGATTCAGTTTCTATCGGAAGAACTGGCGCGTCCGTGA
- a CDS encoding GGDEF domain-containing protein: MHVDLNTLYLLLIGTLFASALMTLWERRVHPKRSRELGILAAGFATLAIGCAAASWRRELPGALGSALSNLVIVSGYLLVLHGVAALNGRKHVRLSLAVLVLLALAWVIAGAKWQDVMWMYPSAIPISVASGMTAFELARGDGRKRLQAQQIAMLVSGAHAVLYAFRALILPWLVAKFGFDFLMTASKITMYEGVLYSVVLPMTLLRLVRDESHGQLLQQSQTDFLTGLGNRRWFFEQGARMIRDGGVTRPISLLAIDLDHFKKINDRYGHETGDRVLTSFADIARSVLGADVLLARIGGEEFAALLPGHDLSHAKEAGEALVESFGETITLNASGAGIQATVSIGAAQAGSDIATLGALLAAADQALYRAKSLGGNRLEEARADARSAAA; the protein is encoded by the coding sequence ATGCATGTCGATCTTAATACGCTTTATCTCCTCCTGATCGGGACTCTCTTCGCCAGTGCGTTGATGACGCTCTGGGAGCGACGCGTTCACCCGAAGCGCAGCAGGGAACTGGGAATACTGGCAGCGGGATTCGCCACGCTGGCCATCGGCTGCGCGGCGGCATCCTGGCGTCGCGAGCTTCCCGGCGCGCTCGGCTCGGCGCTGAGCAATCTCGTCATCGTTAGCGGTTATCTGCTGGTTCTACATGGCGTGGCCGCGCTGAACGGCCGCAAGCATGTGCGCCTTTCGCTCGCCGTGCTCGTGCTGCTCGCGCTTGCGTGGGTCATTGCCGGCGCGAAATGGCAGGACGTGATGTGGATGTATCCGAGCGCGATTCCGATCTCGGTCGCGTCCGGCATGACAGCATTCGAACTGGCGCGCGGCGACGGCAGGAAGCGCTTGCAGGCGCAACAGATCGCGATGCTGGTGTCGGGCGCGCATGCCGTCTTGTACGCATTCAGGGCGTTGATCCTGCCCTGGCTCGTCGCGAAGTTCGGGTTCGACTTCCTGATGACCGCGAGCAAGATCACGATGTATGAGGGCGTGCTGTATTCCGTCGTTCTCCCCATGACCTTGCTGCGGTTGGTGCGCGACGAATCGCACGGGCAACTGCTGCAGCAGTCGCAGACGGATTTTTTGACGGGCCTCGGCAATCGCCGATGGTTCTTCGAGCAGGGCGCGCGCATGATCCGCGACGGCGGCGTGACGCGGCCCATTTCGCTGCTCGCCATCGACCTCGACCACTTCAAGAAGATCAACGATCGCTACGGCCACGAGACGGGCGACCGCGTGCTGACATCGTTCGCCGACATTGCCCGCAGCGTGCTGGGCGCCGACGTGCTGCTGGCGCGCATCGGCGGCGAGGAGTTCGCGGCCCTGCTGCCCGGTCATGATTTGTCCCATGCGAAAGAGGCGGGCGAAGCGCTCGTCGAATCGTTCGGCGAGACAATCACGCTCAATGCCAGCGGCGCGGGCATCCAGGCCACCGTCAGCATCGGCGCGGCGCAAGCCGGCAGCGATATCGCCACCCTGGGCGCTCTGCTCGCCGCCGCCGACCAGGCGTTGTATCGCGCGAAATCGCTGGGCGGCAACCGGCTCGAAGAGGCGCGCGCCGACGCGCGCTCGGCAGCGGCTTGA